Genomic DNA from Hordeum vulgare subsp. vulgare chromosome 2H, MorexV3_pseudomolecules_assembly, whole genome shotgun sequence:
CTGGTCCCGGACGCCGGCGCCTTCCGCACGACGCTGCGCTGTGTGAAGCATTGGGCCAAGGCGAGGGGCATCTACTCCAACGCCATGGGCTTCATCGGCGGCGTGGGGTGGGCCATCCTCGTGGCGCGCGTGTGCCAGCTCTACCCCAACGCCGCGCCCAGCATGCTCGTGCCGCGCTTCTTCCGGATCTTCTCGCAGTGGAAGTGGCCCAACCCGGTGATGCTGCGGGAGATCGagcacgacgacgacggcggcgagatGCCGCTTGGGCTCCCCGTGTGGGACCCGCGGAGGAACCCCCGCGACGGGAGCCACCTCATGCCCGTCATCACGCCGGCATACCCCTGCATGAACTCGTGCTACAACGTCTCCCGCGCCACCCTGCGAACCATGACAACGGAGTTCGACGCCGCGCACAAGGCTTGCCAGGAGATAGCCGCCGCCGGCGCGTGGGACGCGCTCTTCAGGCCGTTCAATTTCTTCAAGGCGTACAGCAACTACCTTCGGGTGGACGTGAAggtggccggcggggaggaggatCTCCGGGAGTGGAAGGGGTGGGTCGAGTCGCGGATGAGGCAGCTGGTGGTCAGGGTCGAGATGGCCACGGCCGGCATGCTGCTCTGCCATCCGCACCCGCAAGCCTACGCCGCCAAGCCCCATGAAGATGATCGGCGGCGCGCGTCGTCCTTCTTTGTGGGACTGTCAAAGCCGGCACCGTCGCcactgcagcagcagcagcagcagccgcagTTCGACCTTCGACTGACGACGCAGGAGTTCAAGGACGAGGTGTACACGTACGCGTTCTGGAGGCCTGGCATGGAGCTGGACGTCGCGCACACCCGAAGGAAGGACCTGCCGCCCTATGTGCTGGAGCAGATTCTCTCCACTGATCGTCTCAAGAGGAAACGCTCCGATGATGATTCCGACAAGCCCGAGTCGAGCCCGGTCAAGAGGGCGGCGGCAGCAGGCAGAATCGGGTCTTCACCAGAGAGCGAGACTTGAAAGAAAAGTGACGTCTTCCTCTACTAGGCTAGCTAGCACCTTCTGATGATTCAGCCATTCAGGACAAGGCGTCTTGTGACGACACATGATTCAACACCCACTTGAACAAGGGAAAACAGCTACAATCAGGCAGATACAACGATCAAATTGGGAATAGCTACTCTGCTTGTCGATGAATACATAAAAACAACGTGTAATGCTactcttgttttttttttttttgagagagagtaaTGCTACTCTTGTTAGGACTTAGGAGTTGATGACCCTATCTGTGTAGCAGCGTGGAATGCTGCATGATGTAACCGGGATATGAAGAGTAAATGGTTAAATAAAACATGTGATGTAATGTAAGCCCATGCTGAAATGTTTGTTCTCCACTCTCCTTTTTTGAAGAGCTGTGTTTATTTGGTGGTTCAGAATCGATGTTTTTACCTAATAGTCAtataggtttcactagaagagtacatacgaatgtatatagacataatttagaatggagattcattcattttactccgtatgtagtcccttaatgAAATCTGTAGAAAAACTTATAAATTAAACAACAAATATGGCAGTAAATCACGAGTACCCATTGAGGACTGCTATTTCCTCCATACTTGTCGTTAATCAGAAACGACAGGACACTTTAACCCAACAAATACAAATCACAGCTGATCTCGTGGTAGCATTTCGATGTTATCACGGATTTATTTAAGGGAAGTTTTTACCTATCAATGTAGCTTTGACTAAGTGCATCTTCAATAGATGGTTTAAAATTTATCGGTTTAAAATTAAAGATGTAAAATTTGAACCGTTAAAAAGTGTGTTTTGGAGCTTCGAAAAAAGGCAACTCCAACAGATGATCCAAATTCTCATGATCCAAAAGACCAActccaatagatggtccaaaTTCATGGTCCAAAATCGGCCAGCAGCCGCGCGTCGGTTGTTCAGCCGTGTCCAACCATTGTACAGCCGCACATATTACATAAAAACATGTTTTgaaacaacataaaaaaaattcatGTCCATAATATCAAATTATTACATAGTTTTCAGATCCAGGAGATGAAATGCAACACAAATACAACGTAGTTTTGTATAATACATCATAGTTTTGAACAAACAAATAATGAATCTATGCGGATCTTTCGCCATGTCATTTCCAATGTTCTTTCTTCAAATCTTTCTGGAGTTGGTCATGCACATCGATGTCTCTAATCTCATTGTACATCTTTATGAAACGTCTGATGCGTTGTTCTTTTCGCATGGGGTTAACAGGAATGCCCATCAAATGATAGAAGTTGTAATCTAAATGTTTTCCACGCTCGTTCTCAAcgatcatgttatgcatgatcacacaagcggtCATGATGTATCAAAGGATCTTTTGATCCTAAAATTTAACAAGTTTTTCGACATCCTGAAACGGCGTCGAAAGTAATTCTCCGGAAAAACAGGTGATGATGCAAAGTAGTTGCGCACCAACCGTTTGTGCGCATCAATCCGTTCTCTCCGAATGAACGCACGACCATAAAcggaaccaccgtgcttcggtttcTTCCTCTTGTGCATGGCCACTAGCATAGCAACATCCTCTTcttcatgcaaatcaaattcctcgtcCGACGATGAATCATCCACGAAAGAGAAGTCAACCGAGCTCATCTACATTGCACACAACCACCGTCAAACATAATATCCAATCCCAAGTTAAATCATCAAGTTTCGTCATTTTTTACCTTGGGGAATTCCGTCGAACACCTTGTGCGCGCGGTggaagaagatggccaccggtTGGATTGGCTGCTGCGGACGGCTGCGGACGGTTGCGGTCGGCTCCTCCGGACGCGGCAGTGATAAGAAAAGAGCTTCGAGGCTGGCCAAGAGGAGCTCGGCGGGTGGCGAAAAGTACTTCGGTAGCCGGGTGGAGGGCTTCGTGCGGCGGTTGTGCGGCCAGCGCAACGGCCGTGAATAGGCTCACGGCCGACGGGGACGAGGTCGGCGGCATCCTTAGACCCGGCGGAGGCCTACCGCGGCAGCCGAACCGCCGGAGGCACCGAATCCCGCGTCGGCTGCCTCCCGATTCAGCGGCGTCCGGGCGGCTGCGAGCCGGCTATCGGCGAGGGAGCCGACGGCGACGGAGGGCGGCGACGGGGATAtggggtggtggcggctccgacGGCGTGGTTTTCGGTGGTCGCGGCGGCGGATTCCGGTCAGCTGGTCTTCGGGCGGGCGAACGGGCGCGGGCGGGAACAGAAAGGAAGTGGCAGTTGGGCGTTCATGGGCGGCGGCTGGTTTTGGAGCAGATGCACCTCGTGATGTAAATTTGCACCGGGAATTGTTGAATTTTACATCACGAGGAGGCCGCGGTCCAAATTTTTTTGCATATGAACCGTGTGTTGATACACCGTTTTTTGCCccacacggtttaaaagttagtTATTTTTTACATTGGAGTCATCTGATGGAGATGCTCTAACACAACCTTTGAACCGGCCTGTGTTCTTCGGCCATGACACAGGGAGCTTCGCGAGTTAGCCATTAACCAATCGCGTGTTAGATAAAAGCCGTAAATTCACACATGAAACCAACTCATTTGAATTTAGTTAAAGTCACCTCAATACCGTCTCACAAATGTATGCTTCTCGAATTCAGGAGCAATGTTAATAAATCATTGGTTCCTAGTTTCACACAAAGTTCAGCAAAAGGGAAAACAAGCGATGGGTTCATCAATATTCCATTACCAAAATAATTCAATGGCGAAATCTTTGCTACTACTCCCTCTATTCCTTTTTTTCAAAATGAAGGATGACCCCCGACCTTTGTATCTGAAAGATGCATGCAGTCACTTTATTAATTACTCGCAAAGAAATTACAAAATAATATATCAATATGTCTAAAGCCACCATCTTGACAACATCTCTCGCTACTCATATCCATTAATGAAGGCGTGTAAAAAGTATGAGCCGAATACCCAGACCTCTCGCCTAAGCCTACCATCTAAATCCGGAGCCCTAACCAAGCCACATACCAGGTTTGGGGCACAAACCGGACCGACACACTCATAGATCGTCGCCGCCGTCTTCCATCGATCTATCTTCAAAGCAAATACTGATGCATCGACCTTGACAGGCCCGTTGCCGACGCCACCACGACGCTAGATAACACCTCCTCCCTATGTGTATCCATCATCACACATCCGTCGCCGAGGCCCTACCGTGCCACGCCACCGAGACACCACGTTGTTGATGCGTCACATGGAACGCCGCTCCACCGCAGATGCCGCCCGATGGTCCCTCGAGCCTATGCATACCTCCAAGAATGACGTCCCCAAGAGAGATACGGCACAAGAGAGCCGTCGTCATCCGATCGgccgatctagggtttcccctagaggTGGCGGATGGGGTTCTAGAGCTTCTCCACGACGATGCCATAAGAAGGGGACAATGCAGAAAACGCCAACATCGCCCACCTTGGCAACCAGCCATGAGTAGGGTTTTTACCCGGATCCGCTCGAGGAACCCCCATCCAGCCTCGTGTGTACAGGACCGCCGTCGAGCACCAGCATCGTGCATGGAGCAGGCCACACCGGCCAGATCAGATCTGACCGGGGGACATACCACACATACAGCCGATCCATCCACTAGGTCCTCCATGTCGTCGTTGCCAATCCGAGATCCAACCGGTCACAgagccgcccgccgccgccgcgaggcAGGGCCGGGCACTGTGCCGCAAGATCCAACCAGCCTTCACACGCCGGGGGGGCATATACCACCTCAAGCCATGGGAGACACGGAGAGACTCCGTCACCGCCATCTGCCCCCGGGCTTTGCCCGGCGACGTCCCACGGCGGcgatgggaggagaggagggagtagatcaaagctcggtggcggctagggttgcaGTCCGCCCGAGTCGCCCGGTGCGGGAGCCACGCGGACGCGGAGGCGGACGCGAGGTCTGCCTCTGTTCCTAATTCAATGGCGAAATCTTTGCTACTACTCACTCATTTGAATTTACTTAAAAACACCTCAATACAGTCTCACAATAGTATGCTGCTCGAATTCAGGAACAATGTTGATAAATCATGGATTCCTAGTTTCACACGAAGTTCAGCAAAAGGGAAAACAAACAATGGACTCATCAATATTCCATTACCAAAATAATTCCGACTTTGTTACTAGTCCCTTCGCTCCTAAATATAAGCTATtttagaaattctgatatgttatatatgaagcaaaataaatgaattttCATTCTAAAATACGTttatatatatccgtatgtattccgtattgaaatctctaaaaagcctTATACTATATGAGAGTGCCTTCTTCTTCTCACTGTCTGTTTCCATTGTACACAAATGAACCCACACCTGCATACCATAGGTCGACACCGGTAAATGGAAACGGTTTATCAATTTTGCAGCCATTTGTATTCAACGCAAAAAACTAAGAACATACCATCAAATATAGCTCCTTCAAGTTGGGCGCAGCTTCAAGAATGAACAATGACCAGGAGAGGTCATACccttctggaatttcagccatgtGCACAAAAGTTAGCTCGGAGAACATGGATGCAACATGCAAGCCGTCTAGTCAGATGTTCTGGTTGCACCCAAATCTGCATCAAGTAAACTGTAAACATGTGATGATATAAGCGGAAAAGAAGTGGACCCATAACTAGCAAAACATCTATGCTGACTTACCTTTTCGCTCTCAAATCCTAACCTCAGGTTACGCACAGAGGTGCCGCCAAGAAACTCACTTAACTTGACCATTTTGCGGCTACTAAGACAAACATTGGTGAGATCTACAGTCTCAAGCAATGGGGCATAACCAATTGACAGTGGATCTTGGAAAGCGATCAAGCCATGAAAAGCCATCTGTGTGAGTTTTGGGAAGGAGATGAGCATACTTTTCTAAATGAACAATTAACGATCTCAAGTTCAGTGAGCTGCAGGTGTTCAACTTGCAGTGTGGTCTGTTAAACATTGTGTTGTCACATTACAGATTTATTCCTTGTATTACACGTTGAGGTAGTTAGAGATAGAGTTGGTTTATCTTTCTATCTTCTCTCCCTGATCAGGAGCGAAGACAGGGGGACCAGCACGGGCCTGGTCCCCCCAACGATTGACGAAACCTGAAGTTCTAGCGTATATTTCACTGATATGCGTAAGTGTGTATGtattttgcccccccccccctctatcaGCGACTATATCCAaatcctggctccgccactgTCCCTGATGTAATCTTTCTTCGGTTGTTTCAACGACCAGATCATGTAACGCCATGAGACGTCTCTCGACCCTATCAATATATAACCACACGGCTCTCCCTGCTTGAGGAGTAGGAACGCTTCCATATTTCACATGGTAATCAGAGCTACCTTCTTCCACCTCGTCTAGTTATCCTTCCTTGTCCCAAACTCGACTATGTCGACATCCAACTCTGTCGTTTCCTCCGGCCTCAACAACACTGTCTCCGAACAACTCATCAAATCAAACTATATCCTTTGGCGGGCTCAAGTCCGCTCCAAGATCATGGGGACTGGTGAGACAGTTCGAGACcggcgctccagaagattccccttttattccgttctcgtcgtgtgattCGCTTGGTTGtcccattcatcatcgcatcattcacatcatccgcatttcatcggcactccgttgccgccatttttcaaaacttgcatccgttagtagttgccggttctatctgttttcgtcgttgacctttcagcccgaccacacacgcacgcgcccgcggcatcgataaaatattgtttttaaaggtgatcgaaaaatattctcggattgggttgaaacttggcgtgcggtcttaatatagtgtatgtAGGtctcctgccaaatttcatcgaaatcagagtccgtttgatacccgaacggtcgaccatagcggcaccgcccTTGGTTATTCGTTGGACTTTTTTTGTCGATTTTAAAACTCGTGTCACGGGCCGCAAGCATTCCCTATCTTCTCCATCTAGCCTTTCTAACACAGCCCCCTAGTCACCTAACCCTACCGCGTGACCGGAGCCGTCCGATCATCGTGGTCGAAATTAGCCtaaaaaccctaaccctaacccagtGTCTTTAAATAGACAGCAAaacctctctcctcctcgtttcccgtgcccccaaaccctagcgccacagCCACCAGCTCCACCCACCTCAGtcgccgggcccgcgaagcccatctgaGGCCCGTCCCGGGCCCGGATCCGCCGCCACCGCAAGGAGCcttcccgagctcctcctccttccatCCTCGCAGCTCCCTGCCGAGCCTCCCATGGCGCCGCAGCCCcgtgcctcgccggagcagcgtCCGCGCCCTGGACAAACCTCGCTACATGCCTCCGCCCTCGTCGCCTCGACCGGCCGGAGCAGCAACAGCCCGTGCTGAGCCGCTGGCCCCGAGCAATCCGACCAGCTCCGCCCCGGGCCGTCGCCTGcccagctcctcctcctcgccccgcCGCCGTGTTGCCCCGCCGCCGGCCAGTCG
This window encodes:
- the LOC123430364 gene encoding nuclear poly(A) polymerase 4-like, whose amino-acid sequence is MASPISLVGPTPADLESTAQLEKHLRQAGLYESAEETAAREDVLRDLQGVVDRWVKRLTTQREYPDGMAEHATALLLPFGSYRLGVHGRGSDIDALVVGPAYVDRHHDFFDVLGGVLAETEAVTELQLVPGAYVPVIKMRFRGVQVDLLYASVCLPVVPSDLDLHGRSVLRGLDMATVRSLNGVRVADEIIRLVPDAGAFRTTLRCVKHWAKARGIYSNAMGFIGGVGWAILVARVCQLYPNAAPSMLVPRFFRIFSQWKWPNPVMLREIEHDDDGGEMPLGLPVWDPRRNPRDGSHLMPVITPAYPCMNSCYNVSRATLRTMTTEFDAAHKACQEIAAAGAWDALFRPFNFFKAYSNYLRVDVKVAGGEEDLREWKGWVESRMRQLVVRVEMATAGMLLCHPHPQAYAAKPHEDDRRRASSFFVGLSKPAPSPLQQQQQQPQFDLRLTTQEFKDEVYTYAFWRPGMELDVAHTRRKDLPPYVLEQILSTDRLKRKRSDDDSDKPESSPVKRAAAAGRIGSSPESET